GCCTCCAAAGGGAAAAGCGGTATATATATAATGCGGCTCCCAACATGCCTGTGTAAATGTGACGTAATCCACACATTGTTCCCCCATATCAAGTATATGTTGATCTTGAGTAGCACGATAAAGGGCAGCAAACCCTTCAATTGCCCAAAATAAGGAAAGATTACCTCTTGCAACCTGATTTTGCCACCGATCTCTTTCAAATTCGAAAGGACGGTGTCCACAGGAAAAAAATTGTTCCATATCCACCCATTTTTGCTCGGGCAAAATTTCCTTTTCTAAAAATTTAGCAATCTGCTTTGCTCCATCCAAATAGTCATCATTACCCGTTGCCACGTACATTTCAGCTAAAAACCACATACTGGAAGCAGATTGAGCGCTATAATGCAAAATAGGGGAAGCTATTCCATCTCTCTGATCTACATAAGAAGGCACAGCTCCTCTCTCGTCTATATTTTTTACTAGCCAATTACTATAAGGGGTAAGGTAATCTATTATCCTTTTATCTTTCTCACATCGCAAATGGTAATCTACAAGATGAGCCGCTGTTTTGCTCATTGTGGAAACATCATAAGAATCACTTTCCTTAAGAAAAAATATATTTTTATTGTTCACTGGGTCAGTAAAACCCAGCCCCCATTTTTTGTCATTGGCAGAATAAAGCAAAGCAAAAAGACCATTTTCATTTCTTGGAGCAGACAAGGACCAATTGATAATGTTACGTCCTTTCTCAATCAAATCCGGGCGTCCCAGTTCATTTCCCCAATACCAAAAACCTTGAGCCTCTCTGGCATTGTTCCAAAATGCGGAATTGTGAAGAACATCATTCCACCATTCGATTGCTGAGCGATAACCTCCCATTTTCACTCCATTTTCTTCCCATTCCAGCCAAGAACCTGTATTTTCATAGCCATCTAGTGGTGTGTCAATACTTATATTTTCATAATGAATCGGATTGAAAGTAATTGAATCTATTATGTTGAAATATTCTTTAAAGGGCATAGCCAGATGAGGCCGATTATCAAAAACAGGTTTCCCGAATTTTTCCCATTGGTGCCTTGGTATTCTTTGGAATCCCTTATTTTCGGGGGCATCAGAACTTACAAAAAGATCGAATTCATATTGTAATTCATTAGAATCCAATGTCCGAATCATGCTTGAATCATTAACCCTTTGATAACGGATATGATGTGCAATAACATTATCCATGTAGCCGAAAGTCATAACGGGCTTATTTGTAAGTCCAGTCATGATATTCAGATCCAGACCGGTAGGCATCGTATATTTATCGTCCTCTATGGGAATGGAGAAACGATTTGTTGGAATGTCACTTGTTCTTCGTGCATCGGGTGAAATGATTTGATGTTTATTTATAGCATTCAAATCAGGAACTATAGCAGCAAAGAGACCTCCTTCTTGAACAATAATTGCAGGTGCGTGATATGCCCTATCTCCTATAATTTGATCTTTTCCAGGTAAAAGTTTAAACCTATTTTGTTTAGAATCATCATTATCGAATTTTAAACCTGGTGTATGAACAAATTCAGGTGCATGGTCAATATTAAATGTGAAGGATGTTAAGGCATAATCTAATTTTGCCGGGGAACCTTCAAGATTTAATTTTACGGAAAAATGAAAAAAATCATTTTCTTCTGATAATGTAATTACCTGTTCAATTGGAACACTACCCTTTTGTCCCATTAAAGTGACTTTTGCTTGAGACTTACTTTCCTCTAAAAAAATACTATTTAAGTTTGAATTACTCAAATATCTAAAATCCACCAAATCCTGATTAAACAATTGAACTGCATCTTTTGGAAATTCTTTGGGAGGTATAAAACCTGAAACTACTTCTTTCCACTCATTCTTTTTTTTTGCAAAAAATGTTTGAGAAACAAGTCCATCCTTTTTTTCAAAAATTGCCTTTACTTTAGAATTATTTATTTCAATTCGATTTTCGCTCTGTTTTATTTGAATTGAGGAGTCATTTTGTTGGCAACCCCAAACAATTAGGGTAAAAAAAAACAATGCCAAATTTCTCTTTGCTGATGCTAATAACATATGTCTATTCTTTTAAAGCTGATTTAATTTCATCCAAAGTTATTCCTAGCGTTTTTTTTGAAATGTTGTCTAATGCCTCAAAATTCCCCTCAAAATGAAATGTATATTGAATATGAGTTAATTCCTCTCCAATCTTCAATTCTGCTGCTGGTGAAGAAGTTTCCAGTTCATAAAATGGTCCTAAGGGAGCTGCTCCTGGTTCAGGAGGACCGTCGTTATAAGAGTTTATAACATCACCATTAAATGGGTCGGTTTGGATTTCCCATTTGGAGTTGACATATAATTTTTCTTCTGTTGGTTTATTGAATTTAATTAATGTTAAACTGTTTTCGAGTGAGTCATAACTACCAAAAATATCTTTAGCCCGGGAGGAGGAAACCCCAATCTTACCTCTTTCATTGCCATCTGCTTTAAAGAAAATCGCTTTTTCAGTAACTCTTAATCGTTTTGAAGAAATTTTTCCAAAATAATCATCATTGACAACTGGGCCGAATTGAGAAGAACTCCCTTCAATGTAAGGAATTACAATGGTTGTATTGGGAGAAGGATTCATCATTCCCAAAATCCAAATGGATAATAATCCTCCACTTTTTTCCCAAGTTTTATTCCCGATGTTTTTTAAAGTATTTTCAGTTTTGTATCCAACAGCTTTTACTTTTTCATTTAGATTCACATTCAATAATTTACTTATTTCAGATTGAGATAAAATACTGATTTTTCTCTCAATATTTAAATCAAAAGTGAATCCAGAATAATTCTTTAAAGAAGCAGATTTGGAAAATAATGCATGGGAATTAGACCTTTCAATGAGATCAAAAGGTTCCAGATCAATAAGCCGTGGAGTAATCCAGTTATCCAACGTGAATTCATCTCCTTTTTTAAAGAAAATTGAATATTGACCTCCTTCAGGCCCAAACCAAATTCTTTCTTCTCCACCATAAGCATTGATATGTATAGATGTATCACCAGACGTGAATAGGGTTTTATTGATCCAGCCGTAACTTTTTCCAGACCAACCATTTGCCGAACTTGTCATGACCCTTGCCTGAAGTCCAGGAGAAACAATTATTTTCCCGTCTCCTGAATCATCTTCCAATAAAACTAATTCCAAATATTTCTCCAGGAAATCAAAATCCTTTTGAAAGGTTTGATTTTCCGGAGAATTATTAAATGATTCAAGTTGAGGATCTGATTTTTTTTTTGTACATGCCCAACCAAAAAATAATCCTGCAATAATTATTATTAGCACTTTTATTTTTGGTACTCTGGTAAGTCCTCTCATTTTCATTTTTCCTTAAATTCTTTTAATTTCTGGTTATTGACCTAAAACTAAGCTTGAAACTTTTGTTTTCCACTTACTAATTTGGAATCAATTATAACCCGGGTTTTGTGTAACCACTCCATTTGAGACATCAATTTCTGTTTGCGGAATAGGATAAATCAATTGAAAATCCCGAACTGTCGGGACTCCAACATATTCAGAAGCCAAATGATCATTAAGAATATTAAGTGCTTCAGAGCTTGGCAATCTTTTCAAGTCAAATAATCGATGACCTTCAAATACTAGTTCTCTTCTTCTTTCTAGCATCACTTTCTCTAGAAAAGTGCCTGTGTCCGTTTGATCAATATCAACACTTGCATCAGGTAGGCTTGGATTTTTTCCAAATGCTCTCCTTCTAACCTGGTTAATCAATTCATAAGAAGCTGCACTCTCTCCATCTGCCTCTGCTTTCATTAACAACAAATCAGCATACCTTAGAATAATTAAATTAATATTACTACCATTACCGGCAGCATCTAGGTCCAAAAATTTACTGATATACTGATCCAAATTACCATTATTATCATATGTCGTAAAAGATGCGGA
This window of the Aquiflexum balticum DSM 16537 genome carries:
- a CDS encoding glycoside hydrolase family protein codes for the protein MLLASAKRNLALFFFTLIVWGCQQNDSSIQIKQSENRIEINNSKVKAIFEKKDGLVSQTFFAKKKNEWKEVVSGFIPPKEFPKDAVQLFNQDLVDFRYLSNSNLNSIFLEESKSQAKVTLMGQKGSVPIEQVITLSEENDFFHFSVKLNLEGSPAKLDYALTSFTFNIDHAPEFVHTPGLKFDNDDSKQNRFKLLPGKDQIIGDRAYHAPAIIVQEGGLFAAIVPDLNAINKHQIISPDARRTSDIPTNRFSIPIEDDKYTMPTGLDLNIMTGLTNKPVMTFGYMDNVIAHHIRYQRVNDSSMIRTLDSNELQYEFDLFVSSDAPENKGFQRIPRHQWEKFGKPVFDNRPHLAMPFKEYFNIIDSITFNPIHYENISIDTPLDGYENTGSWLEWEENGVKMGGYRSAIEWWNDVLHNSAFWNNAREAQGFWYWGNELGRPDLIEKGRNIINWSLSAPRNENGLFALLYSANDKKWGLGFTDPVNNKNIFFLKESDSYDVSTMSKTAAHLVDYHLRCEKDKRIIDYLTPYSNWLVKNIDERGAVPSYVDQRDGIASPILHYSAQSASSMWFLAEMYVATGNDDYLDGAKQIAKFLEKEILPEQKWVDMEQFFSCGHRPFEFERDRWQNQVARGNLSLFWAIEGFAALYRATQDQHILDMGEQCVDYVTFTQACWEPHYIYTAFPFGGFGVDNADNATFLDARQAEMVRPFIWYGKTLGRQDLVERGVAAARSSVVLINHPRHKSNNIYRHTNIYPFGLGPENIDHEAHPQSAMRTHPSWGEGSGIFTGLAEAGRALGGVYIDFENEIYVGVDGIQVEKAELIGDEIHLTLNNSLADLTEPWNKVYSTNLIVKGLKQSIYQLKINGSKDGIIFNDSGLEIPLTVQGDEFSF
- a CDS encoding DUF6786 family protein, which gives rise to MKMRGLTRVPKIKVLIIIIAGLFFGWACTKKKSDPQLESFNNSPENQTFQKDFDFLEKYLELVLLEDDSGDGKIIVSPGLQARVMTSSANGWSGKSYGWINKTLFTSGDTSIHINAYGGEERIWFGPEGGQYSIFFKKGDEFTLDNWITPRLIDLEPFDLIERSNSHALFSKSASLKNYSGFTFDLNIERKISILSQSEISKLLNVNLNEKVKAVGYKTENTLKNIGNKTWEKSGGLLSIWILGMMNPSPNTTIVIPYIEGSSSQFGPVVNDDYFGKISSKRLRVTEKAIFFKADGNERGKIGVSSSRAKDIFGSYDSLENSLTLIKFNKPTEEKLYVNSKWEIQTDPFNGDVINSYNDGPPEPGAAPLGPFYELETSSPAAELKIGEELTHIQYTFHFEGNFEALDNISKKTLGITLDEIKSALKE